One stretch of Methanofastidiosum sp. DNA includes these proteins:
- a CDS encoding FtsX-like permease family protein, whose product MGLISRIGIYFKYASSSLLRRKQKTLFSLLAISLSVAAIIAIGIVSYSAEYTISGTVKSDLGGDLRLNLRGGGFQGPGMGTTTTTIDFDLIEDFLSGLKDAGTIEEYTYTLNGMAVTDSDEPTMIRFVAIDPGVYPLYGEIITIEPNVGDYSLLFQDTNDILITDTLSDNLGLESGSTILVIIDDQLVELNIAGVVSTGTGDISDYAYMEMASFKELFNYDVNENPPSQIVIRTQNDYLMEDTVNLIESELNEREKYNIRTTTYIEQSENTLSSLEIVFTFFKLSGIVALLVGGLGIITTMYISMKERKKEIGIMKAIGIKNINVIFFFIVEALLLGLIGSSAGVVLGILLSKQLAVVASSIFRTSLIWTINTDTLLYGFLLGLFSTMVFQLLPAYIGSRIRPIIVLKDMEGDDPFYKDIGFFIITILALLIFGAIININLNSWSLVLIIYVMIIIMLGFTIFCRYLVKAISHIPTFGFLSIKMALKNLERNCWTIATALLAISIGLGTVGAVLIAGESVKSSVSESLSNNLNYDMQIMSIPESTIKQVEERILLTEGISNIYRYSISISDCYIESINGRPISNYLYRMSDEDREFVEDRYMAGVSISGQNIGKDIVNQQIVSGRLLSEEDIGRNNIIITSRGANYFGIKVGDKILFKYQDYPIEMTVVGLYTQTSTFGPGGGGSTNLGLMTSYETVERIRKTSNNKDFNIIELNGSEVATSSVTVNIVGNGLENEYFPIYEDNSVIISKALSNLTGLKVGDTISLELNEQTKTFEVREIREGPFNLEANIIIPYSSLKDSFSGIYTYTLAIDAEEGYEEIAMKKLSLMFPDYRIFEVSRIQEMVTRIIDQVLIPISIIASFSLFVAVIVIANMMYISTLDRKREFAIMKAIGARNRSVLKNIAIENISAGLTGGFTSLLVLYLASQLMSMFLGLDKSIISLIFMVELIGLSVLISVFASIIPAYNIVKIRPLSVLRYE is encoded by the coding sequence ATGGGCCTCATCTCTAGAATTGGCATTTATTTTAAATATGCCTCTAGTTCGCTTCTAAGAAGAAAGCAAAAGACACTCTTCTCTCTATTGGCTATTTCCCTAAGTGTTGCAGCGATTATAGCCATAGGCATTGTAAGCTATTCAGCAGAGTATACCATATCGGGGACGGTCAAGAGTGATCTTGGTGGAGATCTAAGGCTTAATTTGCGAGGAGGAGGGTTTCAAGGGCCTGGAATGGGCACAACAACAACGACTATAGATTTTGATCTAATTGAAGATTTTCTCTCTGGATTAAAAGACGCTGGAACTATAGAAGAATATACCTATACTCTTAATGGTATGGCTGTTACAGATTCAGATGAGCCAACAATGATAAGATTTGTAGCTATTGATCCGGGTGTGTATCCCCTTTATGGTGAGATAATTACTATTGAGCCTAATGTAGGGGACTATAGCCTACTATTTCAGGATACTAATGACATTTTAATAACAGATACACTTTCAGATAATCTAGGTCTTGAAAGTGGCAGTACTATACTAGTAATTATTGATGATCAATTAGTTGAACTAAACATAGCAGGGGTAGTTTCTACAGGCACCGGAGACATTAGTGACTATGCCTACATGGAAATGGCCTCTTTTAAGGAATTGTTCAATTATGATGTTAATGAAAATCCACCAAGTCAAATAGTTATAAGGACTCAAAATGATTATTTAATGGAAGATACAGTTAATCTTATTGAATCTGAGCTAAATGAGAGGGAGAAATATAACATCAGGACGACGACATACATAGAACAGAGCGAAAACACTCTTAGTTCATTAGAAATTGTATTCACTTTTTTTAAGTTATCTGGAATAGTGGCGCTTCTAGTTGGAGGTCTAGGGATCATAACTACAATGTACATTTCCATGAAAGAGAGGAAGAAAGAAATAGGCATAATGAAAGCTATTGGAATAAAGAATATCAATGTGATCTTCTTTTTCATAGTTGAAGCACTTCTTCTCGGATTGATAGGAAGTTCTGCAGGTGTAGTTCTTGGAATCTTACTTTCAAAACAACTTGCAGTTGTAGCCAGCAGTATTTTTAGAACATCCCTTATATGGACAATTAATACTGATACGCTGTTATATGGATTTTTATTGGGCCTCTTTTCTACAATGGTTTTCCAGCTTTTGCCTGCATATATAGGTAGCCGGATTAGACCTATAATAGTATTGAAGGATATGGAAGGTGATGATCCATTTTACAAAGATATTGGATTTTTTATTATTACCATTTTAGCTCTCCTAATCTTTGGAGCCATCATTAATATCAATCTCAACTCATGGTCTTTAGTTCTCATAATCTATGTTATGATTATAATAATGCTAGGATTCACGATATTTTGTAGATATCTTGTCAAGGCAATATCACATATCCCTACTTTTGGATTTCTTTCTATAAAAATGGCCCTTAAAAATCTTGAGAGAAACTGCTGGACAATAGCAACAGCCCTACTAGCAATTTCAATTGGCCTTGGAACGGTAGGTGCGGTCCTAATTGCAGGGGAGAGTGTAAAATCTTCTGTCAGTGAGAGCCTTTCAAACAACTTAAACTATGATATGCAAATCATGTCAATACCTGAATCTACTATAAAACAGGTAGAAGAGAGAATCTTGCTCACCGAGGGCATATCTAATATTTATAGATACTCCATTAGTATTTCCGACTGCTACATAGAAAGTATTAACGGGCGACCGATTAGTAATTATCTTTATCGCATGTCAGATGAAGATCGGGAGTTTGTGGAAGATAGGTACATGGCTGGTGTCTCCATTTCTGGGCAGAATATTGGAAAAGATATTGTTAATCAGCAGATTGTTTCTGGAAGGCTACTTAGTGAAGAAGATATAGGAAGGAACAATATTATAATTACCTCTAGGGGGGCAAACTACTTTGGAATAAAAGTTGGAGATAAGATCCTTTTTAAATATCAAGATTATCCCATTGAGATGACGGTCGTCGGATTGTACACACAGACATCAACTTTTGGACCAGGGGGAGGGGGATCAACAAACCTTGGGCTCATGACTTCATATGAAACAGTTGAAAGAATCAGGAAAACATCCAATAACAAGGATTTTAACATCATTGAATTAAACGGCAGTGAAGTAGCAACGTCATCTGTTACGGTAAATATTGTTGGAAACGGACTTGAAAATGAATATTTTCCAATCTACGAGGATAACTCAGTCATTATCTCTAAAGCCCTATCTAACTTAACCGGGCTTAAAGTTGGGGACACAATATCATTGGAATTAAATGAGCAGACCAAGACATTTGAAGTAAGAGAAATTAGAGAAGGGCCCTTTAATCTTGAGGCAAATATAATAATCCCTTATAGTTCTCTGAAAGATAGTTTCTCTGGAATATATACTTATACACTGGCTATTGATGCAGAAGAAGGGTACGAAGAAATTGCCATGAAAAAACTTAGTTTGATGTTTCCCGACTACAGGATATTTGAGGTATCAAGAATACAGGAAATGGTTACAAGAATAATTGACCAGGTCCTTATACCAATATCTATTATTGCATCGTTTTCTCTATTCGTAGCAGTTATCGTGATTGCAAATATGATGTACATATCAACACTCGACAGGAAAAGAGAATTTGCCATCATGAAGGCAATTGGTGCAAGGAATAGGAGTGTATTAAAGAATATCGCCATAGAAAATATCTCGGCAGGCCTTACAGGAGGATTTACTTCCCTCTTGGTGCTCTATCTCGCATCACAACTAATGTCCATGTTTTTAGGGCTCGATAAATCAATCATAAGCCTTATATTTATGGTAGAATTAATAGGTTTGTCTGTATTGATATCAGTATTTGCATCTATTATACCAGCTTATAATATAGTTAAAATTAGGCCACTAAGTGTTTTAAGGTACGAATAG
- a CDS encoding ABC transporter ATP-binding protein, protein MKNVIEARGIYKSYNLGSTEVPILRGIDLTVGSGEIVALMGPSGSGKSTLLGILGGLDLPTSGSILIDGIDITRLPESKLAEIRGTKIGFVFQAYNLVSTLTALENIALPSYFTNGKKKDPNELIEIVGLGHRRNNKPTEMSGGEQQRVAIARALINNPKILFGDEPTGNLDSKTEVKVLHLFEKLREEFGTTIFLVTHSDEVAKIADRIIYIRDGKIREVSNHGPHL, encoded by the coding sequence ATGAAAAACGTAATCGAGGCGAGAGGTATTTACAAATCCTATAACTTAGGGAGTACAGAAGTGCCCATACTTAGGGGCATAGATCTCACAGTGGGCTCTGGCGAGATAGTTGCGCTTATGGGGCCATCAGGCTCTGGAAAGAGTACGCTCCTTGGAATACTTGGGGGACTTGATTTACCTACATCAGGAAGCATATTAATCGATGGCATTGATATCACAAGACTCCCTGAAAGTAAACTTGCCGAGATTAGAGGGACAAAAATTGGATTTGTTTTTCAGGCATACAATCTTGTATCGACATTGACTGCTTTAGAAAATATAGCGCTGCCTTCTTATTTTACAAATGGAAAAAAGAAAGATCCGAATGAGCTAATTGAAATTGTTGGTCTGGGCCATAGGAGAAACAACAAACCTACAGAGATGAGCGGCGGTGAACAGCAAAGAGTTGCCATAGCAAGGGCCTTAATCAATAATCCAAAAATACTCTTTGGTGACGAACCTACAGGAAATCTTGATTCTAAGACTGAAGTAAAGGTATTGCACCTATTCGAAAAATTGAGAGAAGAATTTGGAACAACTATTTTTCTTGTGACTCACTCAGATGAAGTTGCTAAAATAGCTGACAGGATAATCTACATCAGGGATGGGAAAATAAGAGAGGTATCCAACCATGGGCCTCATCTCTAG